One Drosophila subpulchrella strain 33 F10 #4 breed RU33 chromosome 2R, RU_Dsub_v1.1 Primary Assembly, whole genome shotgun sequence genomic window, AACTCACCTGAGCAGGGCCAGATCGTACTCGAAGGTGCGTGGATCGAACTGCGGATGCGAGGCGACGATCTGCACTCGTCGCTCCTGGTAGCCATAgggctcctcctcctccgcgaGGTCATATTCTCCCAAACGCAGCAGGAGATCAGAGGGTGGCACACTGAAAGTGAGATCCATGAGCACTGGAATTCAGGAATACCATCTGTTACTCACTTGTCCACGCAATGGGCCGCCGTGATCGCCCAGTTCTCGTTCAGCAGGGCGGCTCCACACTTGTGCAGGTAGGTCGAGGTGCGCCACTGGCGCAGGGAGATCTGCCAGGGCCAGCGTCCAAAGGCGGCATTAGCTCCTCCAACGATCCGGGGCTCGGGGAACATGCGACGACCGCAGACTGAGGAGATTCGGAGTGGGATCTTGGTTAATAGGCTTGCGCCAGGTCACAATTAAGGTAATGGGCCCGCCAGGGccttaaacattttaatcaCTCCGCCTGGCACTCAGTCATTTCGGCCCAAGCCCAAGCCAAATGTAATGTGCTTTGGCCAAGGAGGCTCAGCCGCCCAGTCCTTGACTTTGGCCAAGTCAACGGCCTACTTTATGGCCAGCAACTTGTCTTGGCCCGAACCGAAGCGAGACTCGTTTCGATTCGTGCATCAAGATTGCTTTTGCCACCGCAAATCGGTCAACGGGCTGCAGGGAAAAAGGGGTGCGGATTCGGGTTCGGATTGGctcgtttttattttcggtTGACTTTGGCAGACGACCGACAACGTGACCCATGCGGCACAATGACCGAAGcgatccccatccccatcccgatcccgatcccaTACACGATGCAGTCATTATTGTAAATGATTGCTGTAAAAATTGTTGTGGACTGCGTCTAGCAAAAGTCCTGCTTAGGAGTGTTCTTGCACGGAGAGAAATTAGCACTACCTTTTCTGTTTTGTAAAATGTAGGGGGAAGGGCGAAGAAATCTGTGCTCTACAATATGAGGATGTTTGAACTCCCATTGACGTTGAAATACTTTAATCAAAGCATTTATTAGGGTATGCTTATGGTATTATAATGGTCCATTATGGTGTAATGACCCCTAatggatttattttaaaagtcaTGCTTTATAAAGTCAACCTAAGCATCTATACTTTGATTTTACATATAACATCATAAGTTGTTATAAGGATCTaaacatattattatataGGAGGccattacttttaaaaaacattcaGGAACAAAtcataaaatcaataaagGTTCATATTACCCTTACTATGATTTTGATAATTTGATATCTGGTGATAAATGACTTTCCTAAAATGTAATTAGGATATTCGCTTTCTAATTTTGATCCCTGATATGAAAGAGATTCTTTAGATATATGCAACACCTATTAGGTGTACTTTCTCCCTGTGTAATCATTTATGAGCTGACTGAGGACAGGATCTCGGAAGATGTCTCTGGTTCTTGGTCTTGGTCTTCAGCCCGATGCTGGCTCAAGGCCAGCGTTTAGCCttcaaattgaatttaatgGCCACGCACGTTGGCTTTGTCTTATGGCCAAAGTCAGCCACGAGGTATTAATAGATTTCTCCCCGCAGGAAACGGGTTTTCTCGGCACTCACCTTCCTTGTAATCGACGCCCTCCAATGCATTGGCGGGTGCCACGGTGGTGCTGCCTGTAGCCTCGATGGTCGTTGTGTTCGGTTCTTCGCCGCTATAATCGGTGGTTTCAGCTGTGGTTGTTGGGCTGCTGGTGGTGCTAGTACTggtgctgatgctgctgccgctgctgctgctggaagCCTCCTCACTGCTGAGATCCGTGTAAGATGATGTAGATGAGGCTAATTCTATGCTGCTCGCTGGTGCCTCTGTGGTTTTCACTGTGGTTGTTGCTGCCGCAgtggttgttgctgctgtggttgttgttgtcgttgtgGGTCTGGCTGTGCTGGTGGTTTTCGGTGGCTTCGTGGTCTTCTGCGGCTTACCCGGCCCATGAGTCTCCACCTCACTGACGCTGGTGGCCACCGAGATGACCACTTTGTCGGTGGCACTGGGTGGTGCTGTGAAAGGATGTAAAACAGGCATTAGTAAAGCCATTGAGTACACTGAGAAAATAGCTTTTACAGAAAGAATGGCGCTCAAATTATTGGATAAAACTGTAGTTCCTTAAGAATATTCTTGATGTGAGATCATGCTTTCACAAGCTCATGCATGAATACGTTACCTTCTTTCAGTGGTTTAAGACTCACCTGTCGTTGCCGATGTTTTGTTCGCCACTTCAGGTGTTTCGGTGGCCAGTGGCATCCAATTTGGCGGTGGTGCAGGTTGCCAATCGTTCGAAATGTTGGCATTGGTCGGTGGCTCAGCCTCCACATCTGTCCAGGTAATCAGGCCGGTCTTTTTAGTGGTTGTTGTAAGGGGTGCACTTGTGGGTGCCTCGGTGGTGAGCAGGGGTTTCGCTgtagtggttgttgttgtggtggtggtggtggttgttgttgttggtgccttggtagtggttgttgttgttgttgccttaGTAGTGGTTGTTGTTGGAGCTTTCGTTGTTGTGGATCTCCGAGTGGGTTTTGgagttgtggttgttgttgtggtggttgttgttgtggtaGTTGTTGGTGCTGCAGTGGTGGTGGTTGGCTTTCTTTTGGTCACCAAAGGAGTGGTGCTACTTGAAGGGCTGCTACTACTACTGCTGGAAGAATCTGCTGTTCCGGTGGTTGTTGTTGGCTCAGCCAGCAGAGCCGGAACCTTGACAATTTCTCCGGTGGGTTTTGGTTTCGGTCGCGGTGCTTGAGTGGTGCGATCCGGCAGCCTTGTTGTAGTGCGATTCTTGATCAGTTCATCTCTAAGGACGGTGGTTGTTGATGTTGAGCTGGAGCTGGTGGtgctactactactactactgctggtggtgctgctgctacTCGTATGAATGACTGGTCTGCGAGCTGGCAAAGTGGTGGCTGTGGGTGCATTCACAGTGGTgctactactggccaggctaTCCACCGGCTTCCGTGTGGATTGCGTTCCATTAACGGTGGTTGTTGTCGTACCCACTGGCTTTTTCGCAGGCGCTGGTCTCCGGCTGGAATGCGTTTTATGAGGCTTTACTGTGGTGGTGCGCAATGGCGGTGTTGGACGCTGGGTGGTTGCGGCTGCTTTcgtggttgttgttgtgggtGGAGCTTCTGTAGTTGTTGTGGTTGTGCTagtggttgttgttttgcTGGTTGTCCTGCTGGCCACTGAGCTGCTCCCCGTTGGCCTTGTGTGCCTCCTGgtggtggttgttgttgtctcCTGCTGGCGGGTGGGTTCAGTCACCGGCGGCGTCGTGGTCTCCACAATTTGGAAAGTCACAAATTTGGTGGGCACCGAGGTGGTTTCAATGCGCTGCTCCACAATCGGAACGGTGGTTAGCACCGGTTTGGCAGTGGTGGTGCGGCGGCGTGGTGGCTTAATGGTTGGTGCAAAAGTCGTTGTTGGAACCACATTGGGTTTCAGAGTGGTGCGCACCACGAAATGCGAGTTCTTGTGGGTGGTGTGAGCCAACGGTGGGCGGCGTGTGGTTGACAgtgtgttgttgttgctggtggtgCGCACAGGTGCCGGCTTGGCGGTGCTCAGGTACGACTGGGTGACGTTCTTGAGCAGTTCGTTGGTGGTGTGCTGGTGGGTGGTGCTGGATGCACCACCGCTGCTGCTGGAGGAGCTGCTGGACAGGCTGCTCTCGGTGGTTAGCTTAAAGAGGGCGCTGGTGGGCAGGGTGGTGGACTCGTGGGCAAAGTGGGAAATGGTGTTCTGGTCGATGCTGTTGTCGTTGATCTCTGGAGCAAAGAGCGAGGCTTCCTCCtggaatatataaatatatcagTAAGATCTGTTGGGAattctggcctttactgaCTACTCACCTTCATTGCACAGCACGAGCCAAAGTAGAAACGATCGATGCAGGTGCCCAGGTGCGTGCCATTCTGCTTGATGCAATCGATGGCAAACATACAGACCCCCGAGCGTCCCGATTTGCGAACGATGCAGGGCAGATGACGGATATTTCGACCAGATTGGACTGTCAATAGCAAGATAATTACCAGAACAATCAGTATAATGGTAGCACAGGGAAACGATAATGATGATGGGGATGTTGATGGATGGGAAGGGGACAAAGCAAATAAGATTCCTATTCTCGTTCCACCGACTCGAATCGACTGCTCCACACCATTTCCGTTTGCTGCG contains:
- the LOC119550819 gene encoding serine protease filzig produces the protein MGAQHTDTDTYTYTAARAVEASDLSPPKKRSRASAITPVKMPRPSLVFSLLTLGSLLLLTIDASPVFVDNPSLAQFQSGRNIRHLPCIVRKSGRSGVCMFAIDCIKQNGTHLGTCIDRFYFGSCCAMKEEASLFAPEINDNSIDQNTISHFAHESTTLPTSALFKLTTESSLSSSSSSSSGGASSTTHQHTTNELLKNVTQSYLSTAKPAPVRTTSNNNTLSTTRRPPLAHTTHKNSHFVVRTTLKPNVVPTTTFAPTIKPPRRRTTTAKPVLTTVPIVEQRIETTSVPTKFVTFQIVETTTPPVTEPTRQQETTTTTTRRHTRPTGSSSVASRTTSKTTTTSTTTTTTEAPPTTTTTKAAATTQRPTPPLRTTTVKPHKTHSSRRPAPAKKPVGTTTTTVNGTQSTRKPVDSLASSSTTVNAPTATTLPARRPVIHTSSSSTTSSSSSSSTTSSSSTSTTTVLRDELIKNRTTTRLPDRTTQAPRPKPKPTGEIVKVPALLAEPTTTTGTADSSSSSSSSPSSSTTPLVTKRKPTTTTAAPTTTTTTTTTTTTTTPKPTRRSTTTKAPTTTTTKATTTTTTTKAPTTTTTTTTTTTTTTAKPLLTTEAPTSAPLTTTTKKTGLITWTDVEAEPPTNANISNDWQPAPPPNWMPLATETPEVANKTSATTAPPSATDKVVISVATSVSEVETHGPGKPQKTTKPPKTTSTARPTTTTTTTAATTTAAATTTVKTTEAPASSIELASSTSSYTDLSSEEASSSSSGSSISTSTSTTSSPTTTAETTDYSGEEPNTTTIEATGSTTVAPANALEGVDYKEVCGRRMFPEPRIVGGANAAFGRWPWQISLRQWRTSTYLHKCGAALLNENWAITAAHCVDNVPPSDLLLRLGEYDLAEEEEPYGYQERRVQIVASHPQFDPRTFEYDLALLRFYEPVVFQPNIIPVCVPDNDENFIGQTAFVTGWGRLYEDGPLPSVLQEVAVPVINNTICESMYRSAGYIEHIPHIFICAGWKKGGYDSCEGDSGGPMVLQREADKRFQLGGVISWGIGCAEANQPGVYTRISEFRDWINQILQF